In the Aliarcobacter cryaerophilus genome, one interval contains:
- the ilvN gene encoding acetolactate synthase small subunit — protein MSNFNSYYNSEIIRQVISVVVLNEHNVLSRIVGLFSARGYNIDSLTVAPMEDSPYSRMTIVTTGDKRVIDQIVKQLNKLIPVLKVNEHKNVIEKDTVLMKFSIDNNLADIDVIARAYHGSIQNVTHDSIIVSATDSSDRIINFIKVMEKFNPLEVVRSGIVAMER, from the coding sequence ATGAGTAATTTTAATAGTTATTATAATAGTGAAATAATAAGACAAGTTATCTCTGTAGTTGTTTTAAATGAACATAATGTTTTATCAAGAATTGTTGGGCTTTTCTCAGCTCGTGGTTACAATATAGACTCTTTAACAGTAGCACCAATGGAAGATAGCCCATACTCAAGAATGACTATAGTTACAACTGGTGATAAAAGAGTGATTGATCAAATTGTAAAACAACTAAATAAACTAATTCCTGTTCTAAAAGTAAATGAACACAAAAATGTTATAGAGAAAGATACAGTTTTGATGAAGTTCTCAATTGATAATAATCTTGCTGATATAGATGTTATAGCAAGAGCATATCATGGAAGTATTCAAAATGTTACTCATGATTCAATTATAGTTTCTGCAACAGATTCAAGTGATAGAATTATAAATTTTATAAAAGTTATGGAAAAGTTTAATCCACTTGAAGTTGTAAGAAGTGGAATTGTTGCTATGGAGAGATAA
- the lpxD gene encoding UDP-3-O-(3-hydroxymyristoyl)glucosamine N-acyltransferase gives MKLQEILDYLNISQNCDIEISGLNGLKDATSNELSFLESSKYISSLKDTKAAAVFVNKEFEQDVPSGTIAIVCDEPYINLAKASKLFAPKLIENSGNEPIIGENTTIMPNVHLGKNVVIGKNCTIMSGSFIADCVTIGNNTIIYPNITIYRDCNIGDDCIIHSGTVIGSDGFGFAHTKDGKYIKIYQNGNVIIGNDVEIGANCTIDRAVFSSTIIEDGVRIDNLVHIAHNCKIGRGSILVTQVGLSGSTTLHPYVIMGGQSATSGHLEIAAFSTIAARGGVTKSIKESKKTWAGFPLIEHRDWLKLQGKISKLLK, from the coding sequence ATGAAATTACAAGAGATATTAGATTATTTAAATATTTCTCAAAATTGTGATATTGAGATTAGTGGATTAAATGGTCTAAAAGATGCAACAAGTAACGAGCTTAGTTTTTTAGAGAGTTCAAAATATATAAGTAGTCTAAAAGATACAAAAGCAGCAGCTGTTTTTGTAAACAAAGAGTTTGAGCAAGATGTTCCATCTGGAACTATTGCAATAGTATGTGATGAACCATATATAAATCTAGCAAAAGCTAGTAAACTTTTTGCTCCAAAACTTATTGAAAATAGTGGAAATGAGCCAATAATTGGAGAAAATACAACAATTATGCCAAATGTACATTTGGGAAAAAATGTAGTTATTGGTAAAAATTGTACTATTATGTCTGGAAGTTTTATAGCAGATTGTGTAACTATCGGAAATAACACAATAATTTATCCAAATATTACAATTTATAGAGATTGTAATATTGGAGATGATTGCATTATTCACTCTGGAACTGTTATTGGAAGCGATGGTTTTGGTTTTGCTCACACAAAAGATGGAAAATATATCAAAATATATCAAAATGGAAATGTAATAATAGGAAATGATGTAGAAATTGGTGCAAATTGCACAATAGATAGAGCTGTTTTCTCATCTACTATTATTGAAGATGGTGTAAGAATTGATAATCTAGTTCATATAGCACATAACTGTAAAATTGGTCGAGGTTCTATTTTAGTTACTCAAGTTGGACTATCAGGTTCTACAACTTTACATCCATATGTTATTATGGGTGGACAAAGTGCTACTTCTGGACATCTAGAAATTGCTGCATTTTCAACTATTGCAGCTCGAGGTGGAGTTACAAAATCTATAAAAGAGTCTAAAAAAACTTGGGCTGGTTTTCCTTTAATTGAGCATAGAGATTGGCTCAAACTTCAAGGAAAAATATCAAAATTACTAAAATAA
- the purD gene encoding phosphoribosylamine--glycine ligase, which yields MNILILGSGGREYSIGLALKNEKSHNLYFMPGNGATSNLGKNINITDYEKLAIFAKENSIDLTIVGPEGPLVDGVVDIFKKYELTIFGPSKEAAQLEGSKAYMKNILKKYNIPTAAFIETSNKQDAYDFIDEMKNLPIVVKADGLCGGKGVIIAQSKEEAKKTVDDMLNGSSFGEAGEKVIIEEFLDGYELSVFAICDGENYKILPAAQDHKRVGDGDTGPNTGGMGAYAPTPLVNDDIYKKLEDRVIKPTLKGMQEENAPFEGVLFIGVMVVKGEPIVLEYNVRFGDPECEILMPLIESKVSELFYYGATKQLDKLDIKFKDKFAVGVVMASSNYPYSSSAPSIISLSNIVDKELLENSHISFAGVEEKDGNLIATGGRVAVCVAIGDTIKEARDRAYLLSSEISFDGKKFRTDIAYQALKN from the coding sequence ATGAATATATTAATACTTGGAAGTGGTGGTAGAGAGTACTCTATTGGACTTGCACTAAAAAATGAAAAATCTCACAATTTATACTTTATGCCAGGAAATGGTGCAACTTCTAACTTAGGAAAAAATATTAATATTACAGATTATGAAAAACTAGCAATTTTTGCAAAAGAAAATAGTATAGATTTAACAATTGTTGGACCAGAAGGACCTCTTGTAGATGGTGTTGTTGATATATTTAAAAAATATGAATTAACTATATTTGGACCTTCAAAAGAAGCTGCTCAGCTTGAGGGTTCAAAAGCTTATATGAAAAATATATTAAAAAAATACAATATACCAACAGCAGCATTTATTGAAACATCAAATAAGCAAGATGCTTATGATTTTATTGACGAAATGAAAAATCTTCCAATTGTTGTAAAAGCAGATGGTCTTTGTGGTGGAAAAGGTGTAATAATAGCTCAAAGTAAAGAGGAAGCTAAAAAAACAGTTGATGATATGTTAAATGGAAGTAGTTTTGGGGAAGCTGGTGAAAAAGTTATTATTGAAGAGTTTTTAGATGGTTATGAGCTTTCTGTATTTGCAATTTGTGATGGTGAAAATTATAAAATACTTCCAGCTGCTCAAGATCATAAAAGAGTAGGAGATGGTGATACTGGACCAAATACTGGTGGAATGGGTGCATATGCTCCAACTCCTTTGGTAAATGATGATATTTATAAAAAACTTGAAGATAGAGTAATTAAGCCAACATTAAAAGGAATGCAAGAAGAAAATGCACCTTTTGAAGGTGTTTTATTTATTGGAGTTATGGTTGTAAAAGGTGAGCCAATAGTTTTAGAGTACAATGTTAGATTTGGAGATCCTGAGTGTGAAATTTTAATGCCTTTGATCGAATCTAAAGTTTCTGAACTTTTCTATTATGGAGCGACAAAACAGCTTGATAAACTTGATATTAAGTTTAAGGACAAGTTTGCAGTTGGAGTTGTTATGGCAAGCTCTAACTATCCGTATAGTTCTTCAGCACCATCAATTATATCTTTATCAAATATTGTAGATAAAGAACTTTTAGAAAATAGTCATATATCTTTTGCAGGAGTTGAAGAAAAAGATGGCAATCTTATAGCAACTGGTGGAAGAGTTGCTGTTTGTGTTGCAATTGGAGATACTATTAAAGAAGCTAGAGATAGAGCTTATTTGCTTAGTTCTGAAATATCTTTTGATGGTAAAAAATTTAGAACAGATATTGCATATCAAGCTCTAAAGAATTAA
- the hpf gene encoding ribosome hibernation-promoting factor, HPF/YfiA family, which yields MNTSIVGRHIKLTDAIKDYINSSIDTFKKYNLDIISVTSTIVGDEKAKGFTFEFSLNIANIDTVVIKQKDKDLYTAIDIATDRVSKVLRRHNDKITAHKATKFSEAVEVEDGVAKELEKFEDEIIPQRLTSYKPMDIEEALEELKNSTAQFKVFYDKDDNMRVLYKANAAGKFGLY from the coding sequence ATGAATACAAGTATAGTAGGAAGACATATAAAACTTACGGACGCAATAAAAGATTATATCAATAGTTCAATTGATACATTTAAAAAATATAACTTGGATATTATTTCGGTTACTTCTACGATTGTTGGAGATGAAAAAGCAAAAGGTTTTACTTTTGAATTCTCTTTAAATATTGCAAATATAGATACAGTTGTTATTAAACAAAAAGATAAAGATTTATATACTGCAATTGATATAGCAACAGATAGAGTATCAAAAGTTCTAAGAAGACATAATGATAAAATAACTGCTCATAAAGCAACGAAATTTAGTGAAGCTGTTGAAGTAGAAGATGGTGTTGCAAAAGAGCTTGAAAAATTTGAAGATGAGATTATTCCTCAAAGATTAACTTCTTATAAACCAATGGATATTGAAGAAGCTTTAGAAGAGTTGAAAAATTCAACTGCACAATTTAAAGTTTTCTACGATAAAGATGATAATATGAGAGTTCTTTATAAGGCAAATGCTGCTGGAAAATTTGGACTTTATTAA
- a CDS encoding uroporphyrinogen-III synthase has protein sequence MSKIYLLNEQKFDGVENLEVFEIEYLKFDLDLKKYDALIFTSKNAIFSLEENDINWKSIPSYVIAPKTADIAKEFGANIAFIGFSGHGNDFAYELIPYLKDKKTLYVRALKTVSNLANILKENGINIDEVISYKTSCNKQEKKALDKNSTIIFTSPSSVECFFRKYSWEDSFKAIAIGRTTAMYLPKNIECEISSITSVEECVKLAFKN, from the coding sequence ATGAGCAAAATATATCTACTAAATGAACAAAAATTTGATGGTGTAGAAAATCTTGAAGTCTTTGAGATAGAGTATCTAAAATTTGATTTAGATTTAAAAAAATATGATGCATTAATTTTTACATCAAAAAATGCTATTTTTTCACTAGAAGAGAATGATATAAATTGGAAAAGTATTCCATCTTATGTAATAGCTCCAAAAACGGCAGATATTGCAAAAGAGTTTGGTGCTAATATAGCTTTTATTGGATTTAGTGGTCATGGAAATGATTTTGCATATGAACTAATACCATATTTAAAAGATAAAAAAACTCTATATGTAAGAGCATTAAAAACTGTATCAAATCTTGCAAATATTCTAAAAGAAAACGGTATAAATATAGATGAAGTAATTTCATATAAAACATCTTGTAATAAACAAGAAAAAAAAGCTTTAGATAAAAACTCCACAATTATTTTTACCTCTCCATCTAGTGTTGAGTGCTTTTTTAGAAAATATAGCTGGGAAGATAGCTTTAAAGCAATAGCTATAGGAAGAACAACTGCAATGTATCTTCCAAAAAATATAGAGTGTGAAATAAGTTCTATAACTAGTGTAGAAGAGTGTGTTAAACTAGCTTTTAAAAATTAG
- a CDS encoding SDR family NAD(P)-dependent oxidoreductase, with translation MCFENKVVFITGANGGLAKSFIEALLKENAKKIYCTARDLEKLAELKKLSSKIEIFNLDITKKDELDEIASKIENIDYLINNAGVNSLKRVFDDSKIDFEVNLFGTLNSCQILSKKLNKNGSIVNITSILALINLPIMGLYCASKSALHSLTQAFRAELQKENIKVYEVLPGPIDTNMTKGQDMPKSSTSYIVSNIIDGIKNEEFEIYPDDFSKMVKRRLKDDKENLEKEFLNSL, from the coding sequence ATGTGTTTTGAAAATAAAGTAGTATTTATTACAGGTGCAAATGGTGGTTTGGCTAAATCTTTTATTGAGGCTTTATTGAAAGAGAATGCAAAAAAAATATATTGTACAGCAAGAGATTTAGAAAAATTAGCTGAATTAAAAAAATTATCATCAAAAATAGAGATTTTTAATTTAGATATTACAAAAAAAGATGAATTAGATGAGATAGCTTCTAAAATAGAGAATATTGATTATTTAATAAATAATGCTGGTGTAAATAGCTTAAAAAGAGTTTTTGATGATAGTAAAATTGATTTTGAAGTAAATCTATTTGGAACACTAAATAGTTGTCAAATATTATCAAAAAAATTAAATAAAAATGGCTCTATTGTTAATATTACATCAATTTTAGCTTTAATAAATCTTCCTATAATGGGACTTTACTGTGCTTCAAAAAGTGCTTTACACTCTTTAACTCAAGCTTTTAGAGCAGAGTTACAAAAAGAAAATATAAAAGTGTATGAAGTTTTACCAGGACCAATTGATACAAATATGACAAAAGGGCAAGATATGCCAAAAAGTTCAACTTCTTATATAGTTTCAAATATTATAGATGGAATAAAAAATGAAGAGTTTGAAATCTATCCTGATGATTTTTCTAAAATGGTTAAAAGAAGACTAAAAGATGATAAAGAAAATTTAGAAAAGGAGTTTTTAAACTCTTTGTAA
- the der gene encoding ribosome biogenesis GTPase Der — protein MEKNLKKIALIGQPNVGKSSLFNRIANKRIAIVSDVSGTTRDVRRHEIEIIDRSALLLDTGGIDDTNDEIFSNVKKKAVKTAKEADIILFIVDGKNIPDDKDKELFYELQRLGKELALVVNKIDNDKELERLWEFFEFGIGEENLFGISVSHNRGTKTLYEWIYKHLPENPETVARMEEEKRRKELEDEFFEDEFDNDEDFSSEGLEKIEEEIILDDTSINVAIIGRVNVGKSSILNALVGMERSVVSSIAGTTIDPVDETFSYKDKEITFVDTAGLRRRGSIEGIEKFALIRTKEMLEKANVALVVLDASRELTDLDEKIAGLVDEYGLGTIIVLNKWDENMDTFQKMEEEVRRRFRFLSYAPIIAVSAKTGRSIDRLKEKIVEIFENYTQRIPTSQLNKVIEEAVIRHSLPSPNGAYLRIYYSTQFSSRPPRIALVMNKPQLLHYSYKRYLINFLREKFNFEGTPIHVIARGKNDKMGDEEYLER, from the coding sequence ATGGAAAAAAACTTAAAAAAGATTGCACTAATAGGGCAACCAAATGTTGGAAAATCATCACTTTTTAATAGAATAGCAAATAAAAGAATAGCTATTGTATCAGATGTTTCTGGAACAACAAGAGATGTAAGAAGACATGAAATAGAGATTATTGATAGAAGTGCATTACTTCTTGATACAGGAGGAATTGATGATACAAATGATGAAATTTTTTCAAATGTAAAAAAGAAGGCTGTAAAAACTGCAAAAGAGGCTGATATAATACTTTTTATTGTAGATGGAAAAAATATACCAGATGATAAAGATAAAGAACTATTTTATGAGCTTCAAAGATTAGGTAAAGAACTTGCTTTAGTTGTAAATAAAATTGATAATGATAAAGAACTAGAGAGACTTTGGGAATTTTTTGAATTTGGAATAGGAGAAGAGAATCTTTTTGGAATATCAGTTTCTCACAATCGTGGTACAAAAACACTTTATGAGTGGATTTATAAACATCTTCCAGAGAATCCTGAAACAGTTGCAAGAATGGAAGAAGAAAAAAGAAGAAAAGAGTTAGAAGATGAGTTTTTTGAAGATGAGTTTGACAATGATGAAGATTTTTCTTCAGAAGGATTAGAAAAAATAGAAGAAGAGATTATTCTTGATGATACTTCAATAAATGTTGCTATTATTGGTAGAGTAAATGTTGGAAAATCCTCTATTTTAAATGCACTTGTTGGAATGGAAAGATCGGTTGTTTCAAGTATTGCTGGAACAACAATTGATCCTGTTGATGAAACATTTTCTTACAAAGATAAAGAGATAACTTTTGTTGATACAGCAGGACTTAGAAGAAGAGGAAGTATTGAAGGTATAGAAAAATTTGCATTAATTAGAACAAAAGAGATGCTAGAAAAAGCAAATGTTGCTTTAGTTGTTCTTGATGCTTCAAGAGAGCTTACAGATTTGGATGAAAAAATTGCTGGTTTAGTTGATGAATATGGTCTTGGAACAATTATTGTTTTAAATAAATGGGATGAAAATATGGATACATTCCAAAAAATGGAAGAAGAAGTAAGAAGAAGATTTAGATTTTTATCTTATGCCCCAATAATAGCAGTTTCAGCAAAAACTGGAAGAAGTATAGATAGATTAAAAGAAAAAATTGTAGAGATTTTTGAAAACTATACACAAAGAATTCCAACTTCACAGCTAAACAAAGTAATAGAAGAAGCTGTAATTAGACACTCTCTTCCTAGTCCAAACGGAGCATATTTAAGAATTTATTACTCTACACAATTTAGCTCAAGGCCACCAAGAATTGCTTTAGTTATGAATAAACCACAACTTTTACACTACTCATACAAAAGATATTTGATTAACTTTTTAAGAGAAAAGTTTAATTTTGAAGGAACTCCAATTCACGTTATTGCTCGTGGTAAAAATGATAAAATGGGTGATGAAGAGTATTTAGAGAGATAG
- a CDS encoding DNA translocase FtsK 4TM domain-containing protein, translated as MAQTSRKNIKITKIKGFIIAKKVVSLIILFIILYFQFTTLISTKDVVGNVGASFANFSFKYFSYLSYIYLLFLIYPLYLINFKKGLDYKDLILNISVVFLFLFISLIFQTLLVENPYERGEIGNILVDSLSPFIGQAGLYIFVLIGFSICLLILFETLNITIEDLKKLKGRIKLRQNSLKKANDQKVNNPKIQQKFEQKIYQEKPKSIPKIKEEEKIIFENQESSQEESYKEENSFKILEKTQEEDIFSETTNNNQINNNIIVDELEENAKLLSELEFGKTEKPKDFMLPPTSFFQEAPKENKTKVNEAFIDKKIADLLDKLAMFKIDGDVVRTYTGPVVTTFEFKPAPNVKVSKILSLQDDLAMALKAQTIRIQAPIPGKDVVGIEVPNEDTQTIYLKEMLDSEIFQNSKSPLTMILGKDIVGKPFVTDLKKLPHLLIAGTTGSGKSVGINSMILSLLYKNSPDNLRLVMIDPKMLEFSMYNDIPHLLTPVITKAVDAINALANMVGEMERRYSLMAKTKTKNIENFNEKAQKEGLPSMPYIVVVIDELADLMMTSGKDVEYSIARLAQMARASGIHLIVATQRPSVDVVTGLIKANLPSRLSYKVGQKIDSKIILDSMGAESLLGRGDMLFTPPGTPGIVRIHAPWSTETEIEKVVEFLKDQREVEYDMNFIKDKNLGSSSNGSKGAKNISDEDIVLDDLYEDAKEVIITDKKTSISYLQRRLKIGYNRAATIIEQLEKTGVLSEVDARGNREILV; from the coding sequence TTGGCTCAAACTTCAAGGAAAAATATCAAAATTACTAAAATAAAAGGATTTATTATCGCTAAGAAAGTCGTTTCATTAATTATTTTATTTATAATTTTATATTTTCAATTTACAACTTTAATTAGTACAAAAGATGTCGTGGGAAATGTTGGAGCTAGTTTTGCTAATTTCTCATTTAAATATTTTTCATATTTATCTTATATCTATTTACTTTTTCTAATTTATCCTTTGTATCTTATAAATTTTAAAAAGGGGCTTGATTATAAAGATTTAATTCTAAATATATCAGTTGTATTTCTATTTTTATTTATATCTTTGATTTTTCAAACTCTTTTGGTTGAAAATCCTTATGAAAGAGGTGAAATTGGTAATATTTTAGTAGATTCTCTTTCACCTTTTATTGGACAAGCTGGACTGTATATTTTTGTTTTAATTGGTTTTAGTATCTGTCTTTTGATTCTTTTTGAAACTTTAAATATAACAATTGAGGATTTAAAAAAGTTAAAAGGAAGAATAAAACTAAGACAAAATAGTCTAAAAAAGGCAAATGATCAAAAAGTAAACAATCCTAAAATTCAACAAAAATTTGAACAAAAAATATATCAAGAAAAACCAAAATCTATTCCAAAAATAAAAGAAGAAGAAAAAATAATTTTTGAAAATCAAGAATCTTCCCAAGAAGAATCATATAAAGAAGAAAATAGTTTCAAAATATTAGAAAAAACTCAAGAAGAAGATATTTTTAGTGAAACTACAAATAACAATCAAATCAATAATAATATAATTGTAGATGAACTCGAAGAGAATGCAAAACTTCTAAGTGAATTAGAATTTGGGAAAACTGAAAAACCAAAAGATTTTATGCTTCCACCAACTAGTTTTTTTCAAGAAGCTCCAAAAGAGAATAAAACAAAAGTAAATGAAGCATTTATTGATAAAAAAATTGCTGATTTACTTGATAAACTTGCAATGTTTAAAATAGATGGGGATGTTGTAAGAACTTATACAGGACCTGTTGTTACAACTTTTGAGTTTAAGCCAGCTCCAAATGTAAAAGTTTCAAAAATACTAAGTCTTCAAGATGATTTAGCAATGGCTTTAAAAGCCCAAACAATAAGAATTCAAGCTCCTATTCCTGGAAAAGATGTTGTTGGAATTGAGGTTCCAAATGAAGATACACAAACAATTTATTTAAAAGAGATGCTTGATAGTGAGATTTTCCAAAACTCTAAATCTCCACTTACTATGATTTTAGGAAAAGATATTGTAGGTAAACCTTTTGTAACCGATCTTAAAAAACTTCCTCACTTACTAATTGCAGGAACAACTGGAAGTGGAAAGTCTGTTGGAATAAACTCTATGATATTATCACTGCTTTATAAAAACTCACCAGATAATTTGCGACTTGTAATGATTGATCCAAAAATGCTTGAGTTTTCAATGTATAATGATATTCCTCATCTATTAACTCCAGTTATTACAAAAGCTGTTGATGCAATAAATGCATTAGCAAATATGGTTGGAGAGATGGAAAGAAGATACTCTTTAATGGCTAAAACTAAAACAAAGAATATTGAAAACTTTAATGAAAAAGCACAAAAAGAAGGACTTCCTTCTATGCCTTATATTGTTGTTGTAATTGATGAGTTAGCTGATTTAATGATGACAAGCGGAAAAGATGTTGAATACTCAATTGCAAGACTTGCTCAAATGGCAAGAGCTAGTGGAATTCACTTAATTGTTGCAACTCAAAGACCATCAGTTGATGTTGTAACTGGACTTATAAAAGCAAATTTACCAAGTAGATTATCATATAAAGTGGGTCAAAAAATAGATTCGAAAATTATACTTGATTCAATGGGAGCTGAGTCGCTTTTAGGAAGGGGAGATATGTTGTTTACACCTCCAGGAACTCCTGGAATTGTAAGAATTCATGCTCCTTGGAGTACTGAAACTGAAATAGAAAAAGTTGTTGAATTTTTAAAAGATCAAAGAGAAGTTGAATATGATATGAATTTTATTAAAGATAAAAATTTAGGTTCAAGTTCTAATGGTTCAAAAGGTGCTAAGAATATTAGTGATGAAGATATAGTTTTAGATGATTTGTATGAAGATGCAAAAGAGGTAATAATAACAGATAAAAAAACATCTATCTCATATCTTCAAAGAAGATTAAAAATAGGGTACAATAGAGCTGCAACAATTATTGAACAACTTGAAAAAACAGGTGTTTTAAGTGAAGTTGATGCAAGAGGAAATAGAGAAATTTTAGTTTAA
- a CDS encoding SulP family inorganic anion transporter, whose translation MTIRTLKNDILAGITVAIVALPLALAFGVVSGAGAIAGLYGAIILGFIAALLGGVAVQVSGPTGPMTVVTAAAVATFPNDFSTVMAVVFFAGIIQISFGIVDLGKWIKFIPYPIISGFMCGIGVIIIILQINPLFGANTNSSIVYIVTNLFETFENINYEALFVGLVTIFIMFLTPRSVTKIVPAALIALFFVTILATILNLNIPTIGEIPSKLPDFILPSFNILELSTVLTFAITLALLGSVDTQLTSVLVDSKLKTNHNSKKELIAQGIGNTMCSFFGAIPGAGATMRTVVNMKNGATTRISGVTHAIVLLIIALFLAPIASKIPLALLAGILIKVGFDILDYRFLQIIQKVSKDDLIIMITVFLLTVFVDLIIAVAAGVFISSFMAVYQISKNIKIKHYKVLINDENIDIIKVKGALFFATAILLERVLNKANSKKIVIDCTEVSYLDISAIFKLEDIIEKYEEKNIEIILVIKYTHKRRLLKIGKIFNTIKIYRILEHAKIHLKEELKNEQNISTK comes from the coding sequence TTGACAATTAGAACTCTGAAAAATGATATTCTAGCTGGGATTACTGTTGCTATTGTAGCTCTTCCTTTGGCTTTGGCATTTGGGGTTGTAAGTGGAGCAGGAGCTATTGCAGGACTTTATGGAGCTATAATATTAGGTTTTATTGCTGCTCTTTTAGGTGGTGTTGCTGTTCAAGTTTCAGGACCAACTGGTCCTATGACTGTAGTAACAGCGGCTGCCGTTGCTACTTTCCCAAACGATTTTTCAACCGTTATGGCAGTTGTATTTTTTGCTGGAATTATTCAAATATCTTTTGGAATTGTTGATTTAGGCAAATGGATTAAATTTATTCCATATCCAATTATTTCTGGATTTATGTGTGGAATAGGTGTTATTATTATAATTTTACAGATAAATCCACTTTTTGGAGCCAATACAAATAGCTCAATTGTTTATATAGTTACAAATCTTTTTGAAACGTTTGAAAATATAAATTATGAAGCACTTTTTGTGGGTTTAGTTACAATTTTTATAATGTTTTTAACTCCAAGAAGTGTTACAAAAATAGTTCCAGCAGCTTTGATAGCTCTATTTTTTGTAACTATTTTAGCTACTATATTAAACTTGAATATTCCAACAATAGGTGAAATTCCATCAAAGTTGCCAGACTTTATTTTACCATCTTTTAATATTTTAGAATTAAGCACAGTTCTTACTTTTGCTATAACTTTAGCACTTTTAGGTTCAGTTGATACTCAATTAACATCTGTTTTGGTTGATTCAAAACTAAAAACAAATCATAATTCAAAAAAAGAATTAATTGCACAAGGTATTGGAAATACTATGTGTTCTTTCTTTGGTGCAATTCCAGGAGCAGGTGCAACTATGAGAACGGTTGTAAATATGAAAAATGGGGCAACAACTAGAATTTCAGGAGTTACTCATGCTATTGTATTACTTATAATAGCTCTGTTTTTAGCTCCAATTGCTTCAAAAATTCCATTGGCACTACTTGCTGGAATTCTTATAAAAGTTGGTTTTGATATTTTAGATTATAGATTTTTACAAATCATACAAAAAGTATCAAAAGATGATTTAATTATTATGATAACTGTTTTTTTACTAACAGTTTTTGTAGATTTAATAATAGCAGTTGCTGCTGGAGTTTTCATATCATCATTTATGGCTGTTTATCAAATATCAAAAAATATCAAAATTAAACACTATAAAGTTTTAATAAATGATGAAAATATAGATATTATAAAAGTAAAAGGCGCTCTGTTTTTTGCTACAGCAATACTTCTTGAGAGAGTTCTAAATAAAGCTAATAGTAAAAAAATAGTAATTGATTGCACAGAAGTTAGTTATTTGGATATATCTGCTATATTTAAACTCGAAGATATTATAGAAAAATACGAAGAAAAAAATATTGAGATTATTTTGGTTATAAAGTATACTCACAAAAGAAGATTATTGAAAATAGGTAAAATTTTTAATACAATAAAGATATACAGAATCCTAGAACATGCAAAAATACATTTAAAAGAAGAGTTAAAAAATGAGCAAAATATATCTACTAAATGA